In Maylandia zebra isolate NMK-2024a linkage group LG12, Mzebra_GT3a, whole genome shotgun sequence, a single genomic region encodes these proteins:
- the cfap157 gene encoding uncharacterized protein cfap157 isoform X2, protein MASDKEMASYLKQIRYLEEQLDSCRPKREQMEKEYQELVSEFAVLQEDSKIQTGHLKRILTAKEKKVSELLEQLENEHQEAKRYRDNLMPQHSKEMQEMRERIEKLKSENKIEVKKLEQQKKDLISVNWRLSAMESLWKQLEKQKEEHDIATKTVKVAEQVEMDRKVERLQSIVEPTVKLKTEKILTKNRAEHEERLEQLHFLKSELVPLQEDVDAMQARQRDLCSEQDELEKDFIKIIQQKSILKKNVHELREQCQQLTTELKDCTLDKLRTLAKIKTLRMQRSRLRISGRCRGCWRSWRAPPCSEDDLWPHASQESDTGASAES, encoded by the exons ATGGCTTCCGATAAAGAAATGGCCTCATATTTGAAACAAATTCGATATCTAGAGGAGCAGCTGGATAG CTGTCGGCCTAAACGAGAGCAGATGGAGAAAGAATACCAGGAGCTCGTCTCTGAATTCGCCGTGCTGCAGGAGGACTCAAAAATCCAGACTGGTCACCTGAAACGCATCCTgactgcaaaagaaaagaaggtgTCTgagttgttggaacagctggaGAATGAGCATCAGGAAGCCAAACGCTACAGAGACAACCTGATGCCACAGCACAGCAAGGAGATGCAGGAGATGCGTGAGCGGATTGAAAAGCTCAAGTCAGAGAACAAGATAGAGG TGAAAAAGTTGGAGCAGCAGAAGAAGGACCTGATTTCAGTGAACTGGCGTCTGTCTGCCATGGAGTCTCTGTGGAAGCAGctggaaaaacagaaggaagAGCATGACATTGCCACCAAAACAGTGAAGGTGGCAGAACAGGTGGAGATGGACAG GAAAGTTGAGCGATTGCAGAGCATCGTGGAGCCTACTGTAAAGCTGAAGACTGAAAAAATACTTACGAAAAACAGGGCTGAGCACGAGGAGCGGCTGGAGCAGCTTCACTTTCTGAAGAGTGAGCTGGTGCCCCTGCAGGAGGACGTAGACGCCATGCAAGCCAGACAGAGGGATCTTTGTTCTGAACAAGATGAACTGGAGAAAGATTTCATTAAGATTATTCAGCAGAAATCCATCCTCAAGAAG AACGTACATGAGCTAAGAGAACAGTGCCAGCAGTTGACTACAGAGCTGAAGGACTGTACGCTGGATAAGCTGCGCACACTGGCTAAAATCAAGACTCTCAG GATGCAGAGAAGTCGTCTGAGAATCAGTGGAAGGTGCAGAGGCTGCTGGAGATCCTGGAGAGCACCGCCGTGCTCTGAAGATGACCTCTGGCCTCATGCCAGTCAG GAATCAGACACAGGAGCTTCTGCAGAAAGCTGA
- the cfap157 gene encoding uncharacterized protein cfap157 isoform X1, translated as MASDKEMASYLKQIRYLEEQLDSCRPKREQMEKEYQELVSEFAVLQEDSKIQTGHLKRILTAKEKKVSELLEQLENEHQEAKRYRDNLMPQHSKEMQEMRERIEKLKSENKIEVKKLEQQKKDLISVNWRLSAMESLWKQLEKQKEEHDIATKTVKVAEQVEMDRKVERLQSIVEPTVKLKTEKILTKNRAEHEERLEQLHFLKSELVPLQEDVDAMQARQRDLCSEQDELEKDFIKIIQQKSILKKNVHELREQCQQLTTELKDCTLDKLRTLAKIKTLSQSLSLVHEECRQKSARITSLSDQIQKVRCKNLKLEGVKQEAAIILGHILSDAEKSSENQWKVQRLLEILESTAVL; from the exons ATGGCTTCCGATAAAGAAATGGCCTCATATTTGAAACAAATTCGATATCTAGAGGAGCAGCTGGATAG CTGTCGGCCTAAACGAGAGCAGATGGAGAAAGAATACCAGGAGCTCGTCTCTGAATTCGCCGTGCTGCAGGAGGACTCAAAAATCCAGACTGGTCACCTGAAACGCATCCTgactgcaaaagaaaagaaggtgTCTgagttgttggaacagctggaGAATGAGCATCAGGAAGCCAAACGCTACAGAGACAACCTGATGCCACAGCACAGCAAGGAGATGCAGGAGATGCGTGAGCGGATTGAAAAGCTCAAGTCAGAGAACAAGATAGAGG TGAAAAAGTTGGAGCAGCAGAAGAAGGACCTGATTTCAGTGAACTGGCGTCTGTCTGCCATGGAGTCTCTGTGGAAGCAGctggaaaaacagaaggaagAGCATGACATTGCCACCAAAACAGTGAAGGTGGCAGAACAGGTGGAGATGGACAG GAAAGTTGAGCGATTGCAGAGCATCGTGGAGCCTACTGTAAAGCTGAAGACTGAAAAAATACTTACGAAAAACAGGGCTGAGCACGAGGAGCGGCTGGAGCAGCTTCACTTTCTGAAGAGTGAGCTGGTGCCCCTGCAGGAGGACGTAGACGCCATGCAAGCCAGACAGAGGGATCTTTGTTCTGAACAAGATGAACTGGAGAAAGATTTCATTAAGATTATTCAGCAGAAATCCATCCTCAAGAAG AACGTACATGAGCTAAGAGAACAGTGCCAGCAGTTGACTACAGAGCTGAAGGACTGTACGCTGGATAAGCTGCGCACACTGGCTAAAATCAAGACTCTCAG CCAGAGTCTGTCTTTAGTGCACGAGGAGTGTCGTCAAAAATCAGCCAGGATAACTTCACTCTCAGACCAGATCCAGAAAGTCAGGTGCAAGAATTTGAAGCTGGAGGGTGTCAAGCAGGAAGCAGCCATCATTCTCGGACACATCCTGTCG GATGCAGAGAAGTCGTCTGAGAATCAGTGGAAGGTGCAGAGGCTGCTGGAGATCCTGGAGAGCACCGCCGTGCTCTGA